From the Kitasatospora atroaurantiaca genome, the window TCACACCCGGGCGGGAGCAGATGATCCGGGACGCCCTGTTCGACGCCCGCGACCGGCTGACGCTGGCCACCCGACACCTCTGACATTCCGTCACATCCCGGCCGGGCCCCGCACCTTGTGGTGCGGGGCCCGGCCGTTTCCGGTCCGGCGCCACCCATTGACAGGGTCGCGCAGCCCTCTCTAGTGTCCGGCCATGGATGCGACTGCCGTTCACATCGATGAACGGCTTGTCGGAGCGTATCGCCCGCGCATTCCCCACCCGCCGTTCCACGAGGAGCCCTGCCATGCGCATCCCCCGCGCCGTCCGCCTCGCCGGACCGCTGCTCACCACCACGGCGCTCTGCGCCACCTTCGCCGCCGGCCCGGCCCGGGCCGCCGACCTCGGCCATACCGCTCTCGCCGCCAAGGACGGCTGGGGCTCCGCCACCACCGGCACCTCCGGCGGCGCCAAGGCCGACGCCACCCACACGGTGACCGTGAAGACCCGGGCCCAGCTGGTCGCCGCGCTTGGCGGCAAGAACTCTTCGAACGGCGGCAACGCCACCGCGAAGATCATCTACGTCTCCGGGACGATCGACCTCAACACCGACGACGCGGGCAACCACCTCAGCTGCTCCGCCTACACCACCGGCGGCTACACGCTGGCCAAGTACCTCGCCGCGTACGACCCCTCGGTCTGGGGCACCTCCAAGGTGCCGTCCGGCACCCAGGAGACCGCCCGCGCCGCCTCGCAGAAGCTCCAGGCCGACAAGGTGCAGATCAACGTCGGCGCCAACACCACCATCGTCGGCGTCAACGGCGGAAGGCTGCTCGGCGGCGGCCTGCAGGTGAAGAACGTCGACAACGTGATCATCCGCAACCTGACCTTCGAGGACGCCGCCGACTGCTTCCCCCAGTGGGACCCGACCGACGGCTCCAGCGGCAACTGGAACTCGATGTACGACAGCGTCACGCTCTACAACGCCACGCACATCTGGGTCGACCACAACACCTTCACCGACGGCTCGAACCCCGACTCCAACCAGCCGCTGTACTTCAAGCGGCCGTACCAGGTGCACGACGGCGAGCTGGACATCGTCAAGGGCGCCGACTACGTCACCGCGTCCTGGAACGCCTTCAAGGACCACGACAAGACCAACCTCGTCGGCAACAGCGACAGTTCGACCGTCGACTCGGGCCACCTGCGGGTCACCTTCCACCACAACCTGTGGCAGAACACCGTCGAGCGCTCACCCCGGGTGCGGTTCGGCCAGGTGGACGTCTACAACAACTACTTCGTCCCCAAGTCCGGCGACTACAGCTACAGCATCGGCGTCGGCAAGTCCTCGCAGATCATCGCGCAGAACAACTACTTCAAGCTGCCGTCCGGCACCGCCGCGTCGAAGGTGCTCTACAACTGGGGAGGCACCGCGCTGACCGCGAGCGGCAACTCGGTCAACGGGACCACCACCGACCTGATCTCCGCCTGGAACACCGCCAACTCCAGCAAGAAGCTCGGCACCAGCGCCGGTTGGACGCCCACCCTGCGGACGGCCGTTGACGCCGCCTCCGCCGTCCCCGGCCTGGTGACCGCCTCGGCCGGCTCCGGCCACCTCTGAGCCACCCCTCCCCCGGCCTCCGGCGCGCCCCCAACGCGCCGGGGCCCACCCCCGACCGGAGCCGCTGCCCATGCCCACACGTCGCACCGTCCTGCTCGCCTCCGCCGCCGCCCTGCTCAGCGCCGGCCTCGCCACCCCGGCGGCCGCCGCACCCGCCAAGTGGGGCGCGTACGGCTCGCCCGTCGCCCGCCTCAACTCCCGCACCCTGTACGTCGACCCGGCCGGCGGCGGCGACCACACCACCGTGCAGGCCGCCGTCTCCGCCACCCCGACCGGCACCACGCCCGGCACCGGCTGGACGATCGTGCTGGCCGCCGGCACCTACCGCGAGGTCGTCGTCGTCCCGCTCTCCCGCCCGTACCTGACCCTGCTCGGCGGCACCGGCAAGGCCGCCGACGTCGTGGTGGTGTACGACAACGCGGCCGGCACCGCCAAGCCCGGCGGCGGTACCTACGGCACCACCGGCAGCGCCACGGTGACCCTGCAGGCCGACGGCTTCACCGCACGCGACATCACCTTCGCCAACGACTGGCTGCGCGCCGACCACCCGGGCGTGACGGGCACCCAGGCGGTAGCGGTGAAGGTGATGGGCGACCGGTCGGCCTTCTACCGCTGCCGGTTCCTGGGGCACCAGGACACCCTCTACGCCGACTCGCTCGGCCTCTCCGTCTTCGCCCGGCAGTACTACCAGAAGTGCTACATCGAGGGCGACGTCGACTTCGTCTTCGGACGGGCCACCGCCGTCTTCGACCACTGCGAGCTGCGGACGCTGAACCGGGCCGACATCGCCTTCACCCCGCAGGGCTTCGTCTTCGCCCCCAGCACCGCGCGGGCCAACCCGCGCGGCTACCTGATCACCCAGTGCACCTTCACCAGTACCGCCCCCGTCGGCGCATACTGCCTGGCCCGCCCATGGGTCCCCGGCAGCGACACCACCGCTTGGCCGATGCTGACCATCCGTCAGAGCGTCATCGAGGCCGGGATCAACGCCGCCGCGCCGTACGCCAACATGTCGTCGAGCTACCCGTGGCAGAGTCAGCGCTTCGCCGAGTACGCCAACTCGGGGCCCGGTGCGGTGATCACCGTGCCGGCCAACCGCCCTCGGCTGACGAAGAGCCAGGCCGCCCTCCACACCCGCGAGACGTACCTGCTCGGCAGCGACAACTGGCGACCCTGGAGCTGAGAATGACGAACATCTCCCGCCGCGCGCTCGCCCGCGCCGCTGCGGTAGCGCCCCTGATCGCCGCGCTCGGGACGTCGAAGGCCTCCGCCGCACCCCGAGTCGCCACGGTGTACGTGGCGGGCGACTCCACCGCCTCCGTCTACCACTCCACCGAGGCACCCAGGGCCGGTTGGGGTCAGGCACTGCCGGTCTTCGCGACGCCTCGACTGGCCGTCGACGACCGGGCGTTGTCCGGGGCGAGCTCGAAGAGCTTCTACGACCTCGGCCTGCTCGACGGCATCCTGGCCGACATCCGGCCCGGCGACCGGCTGCTGGTCTCCTTCGGCCACAACGACGAGAAGGTCACCGACCCGGCCCGCGGCACCGACCCCTACACCACCTACCAGGACTACCTGCGGCGCTACCTGGACGGCGCACGGCAGCGGGGCGCTCTGCCCGTGCTGGTCACCTCCGTCGAACGCCGGCGCTTCGACGCGCAGGGCCGTGCGTACGCCTCGCACGGGCTGTATCCGCAGGCCATGCGGGACTTGGCGGCACGGGAGAAGGTACCGCTGATCGACCTTCAGGCGCTCAGCCTCTCCCGCTGGGAGCAGCTGGGGGCGGAGGCCACCAAGCTGTACTTCCTCTGGCTGGCCGCCGGGCTGAGCCCCAACTACCCCACGGGAGCGGCCGACAACACGCACTTCCAGGCCCACGGAGCGATCGAGGTCGCCAGGCTGGTCGCCCAGGAGCTGCACCGGCAGCGGCTACTGCCGCCGGGCAGTCTTCGTCGCCTGGACGATGCCGTCGCGGACGACCGACTCCACTGGCCGTCTTCGAGCTGAGCAACAGCCGGCCGTGCCGGGCGACGTGAAGTGGCGCGATGACCGGCCGGTCATCGCGCCACTTCACGTCCTTCGTACGTCAGCCCCTCAGTGCGGCCGCGACGGCCGACAGGTCCGCGTCCGAGGCGAGGCCCGCGTGGTAGAGCCGGAGCTCGTCCGCGCCGGGCACAGCTGCCAGGGCTGCGGGGCTCCCGCCCATCCCGGCGACGATGCCCAGGTTGGCCGCGAGGGTGGTCCCCGGGCGGCGGTGCGGGGTGGCTGCCGGGAGGGTGGCGGACGGGTTCGGCAGCACCAGGCCGTCGGCGAGCCCGAGCAGCCAGTCGGCCTCGACGCCCGGGTTGGGGCCGCAGCGGTACGGGGCCGGGTCCGCGTGCAGCAGAATGCGGAAGTCGGCGTCGGCGGCTGCGCGGACGGCTTCGATCACGGTCCGCTGGAACCGCCGCGCTGCCGCCGTCCGGTGAGCAAGGGCCTCCTCGGCGAGGTCGGCGCCGAGCAGCCTCTCGATCCGCTCCCACTCGCTCGCGCCCTCGGGCTCCTCGGCGCCGCGCCACAGCGGCTCGAGCCCGGCCAGGACGGCCCCTCGCAGCGCGTCAGGGCGGGCGTATCCGCTTCGGCATGCCGCACAGAAGCAGAGTGACATCAGGAACTGCCCAGCCGGGCCGAGTCGGACGCCGGCGATCTTGTCGTGCGCGTGCAGGTGCGCCAGTCCGTACCAGCCGCAGGACTCCAGCTCGACGCCGCTCGCGCCGGGCCGCGCGGCGGCCTCGGCTGCGAGGTCCGCGCAGTAGTCGACCACCTCCTGCTGCGCGATGCACGGCGCCCAGGGGTAGTTCTCGCCGTAGGCGTTCTCCACCGTGCAGCGTGGATTCTCCTCTCCCAGACGGGAGTTGTGCGCGAGCACCACCCAGGAGTGCACCTCAAAACCAGCCGCGAGCAGTGCGGAGGAAGCCTCGCCGAAGGGGTCCGGGCCGGGAATCCAGCCCTGGGCGTACGGGCGCAGCCGTCTGCCCCGCCAGCGGGTCGAGGAGGTGGGGAAGTAGACGGCGGAGTGCCGCGCGGTCACGATCCGGCGGGAGGGGTGGCGAGGCGTCAGGGCACGGGTCGAGTGGTACGCCGAAGCCAGGGTGACCTGCTGGACGCCCAGTTCGGCGAGCCGGCGCGGGGCGTCCGGGTCACCCACGACGTCCCAGGGGTAGAGGAAAGCGGCAGTCCGCACGGCAACTCCAGGAGAGGCGGGGGTGCCCGGCCGGAGCCGGACACCCGGAGGGTTCAGAGCAGGGTGCGGCCGTGCTTGACCAGTGCGGCGAGCTGCTCGACGTGCTCGTCGGCGGGCTCGGTGAGCGGCGAGCGGACCGGGCCGACATCGAGCCCGTCCAGTCGGACGCCGGCCTTGACCAGCGAGACCGCGTAGCCGCGCCCCCGGTTGCGCAGTTCGACCAGCGGCCCGAAGAAGCCGTCCAGGAGCCGGTTGACGGTGTCGTCGTCCCCGTTGTTCAGCGCCTTGTGGAAGGCGAGCGCGAGGTCCGGCGCGAAGCAGAAGACTGCGGAGGAGTAGAGGGTGACGCCGATGCCCCGGTAGGCGAGGCCGGTGAGCTCGGCGGTGGGCAGGCCGTTGAAGTAGCGGAACGGCCGGTCGGGGTGGGCGGCGCGTACGGCGCTGACGATGCGCTGCATCCGGTCGAGGTCGCCGATGCCGTCCTTGAAGCCCACGATGTTGTCCAGCTCGGCGAGTTGGACCACGGTGGCCGGGTCGAGCACGGCGTTGTCGCGCGCGTACACGATGATCTCCAGCTCGGTGGCCTCGGCGAGTGCGGTGTAGTGCCGCAGCAGGCCCTCCTGGGAGGGCGTGATCAGGTACGGCGGCAGGGCGAGGACGCCGTCCGCGCCGGCCCGTTCGGCGCGCCGCAGGAACTCCAGGGCGAGGGCGGTGCCGTGGCCGACACCGGCCACAACCGGTACCGCACCAGCGGTTTCCTCGACCGCGGCGGCGATGACAGCCTCGTACTCGTCGAGCCCGAGCGCGTGGTACTCGCCGGTGCCGCAGGCGGCGAAGACGGCGGCGGCACCGTTGTCGAGGCGGGCGCGGACGTGCGCCCGGAACGTGTCGATGTCCACGCCACCGTCGGCGGCGAAGGCGGTGACGGGGAAGAAGAGGAGACCGTCGAGGCGGTCGGCGATGGGAGTGGCGGTATCGGGCATGGCGGGTCGCTCTCCAATGGGGGCGGTGGAACGGGTCGACAGCGTTATACATCATCATGACCCAAGTCCACATCTGTGAACACCGGGCTTCGCAAGCGACTCGAAATGGGATGTTTTCCCAGCCGCTGCAAGGGGTTGACGCCAAGTCATGGCAAACCTAGGGTGTCCAAGCATGTGAACAGCGTCCATGAGCGTGTCGCCGTGGACGCTCGCGGATTCCCACCCTTCATGCCCCTGACCCGGCCTCCGGGAAGAGAGGAGGCGAGCTCAGCCGTGGCTCTCGCCGTCCCGAACCACAACCGCGGCCCCCGGCTGCGCCGGGCGTTGGCGCCTTACGCGCTCATAGCCCCGACGATCCTGCTGCTCGCGACCTTCCTCGTCTTCCCGGTCGGCAGCGTCGTCTACTACGCGCTGCAGCACCATGTGGTGAACGAGCCGTACGACGACGCCTTCGTCGGCCTCGACAACTTCAGCAGGATGTTCGGCGACAGCCAGTTCTGGGGCAGCCTGGCCTTCTCGGCCAAGTGGGTCGCCACCGAGGTGGCGCTGCAGCTGCTGCTGGGTCTGGCGCTCGCGCTGATCGTCAACGAGACCTTCGTCGGCCGGGCGGTGGCCCGGGCCCTGGTCTTCTCGCCGTGGGCCGTCTCCGGCGTACTGACCACCAGCATCTGGATGCTGCTCTACAACCCGGCCACCGGGGTCTTCCACTACCTCTCCGAGGTCGGCATCGGCAGCCAGGGCACCTCGGTGCTCGGCAATCCCGACACCGTCTTCGGCGCCGCGGTGGTCGCCGAACTCTGGCGCGGCGTGCCCTTCTTCGCCATCCTCATCCTGGCCGACCTGCAGTCCGTCCCCAGGGAGCTGTACGAGGCGGCCTCGATGGACGGCGCCGGTCGCGTCCGCAGCTTCTTCCATGTCACACTCCCCCACCTGCGGGACGCCATCGTGCTGGCGACACTGCTGCGCTCGGTCTGGGAGTTCAACAACGTCGACCTGCTCTACACCCTGACCAACGGCGGCCCGGCCGGCGCGACCACCAGCCTCCCGCTGTACGTGGCCCAACTCGCCCGCAAGTCCTACGACTTCGGGTACGGATCGGCACTCACCACGGCGGCCTTCGTGATCCTGCTGTTCTGCTCGATCCTCTACCTGCGGCTCAGCAAGTTCGGTGGCGAGAAGTGACGACCTCCACCATCACCATCGCAACGCCCCGAACGGCCCGGCCGAAGGCCACCCCCCGCCAGGGCCGCGTGCTGCGGCTCTTCCTGCCGCTGGCTCTCTATCTGGTCTTCACCGTGGTGCCGTTCTACTGGATGCTGCTCTTCGCTCTCCGCCCGGCCGGCTCCACCTCTCTGCTGCCCTGGCCGCTCACCTTCGAGCATTTCGACACCGTCTGGAACGGGATGGGCTTCCAGGTCTTCTTCCGGAACAGCGTCTGGATCGCCCTGCTCACCCTCGTCTTCGTCACCTTCTTCGCGCTGATGGGCGGTTACGCGCTGGCCCGGTTCCGGTTCCGGGGACAGAAGGCCTTCATGCTGGCGCTGCTCTGCACCCAGTTCGTACCGGGCGCGATGATGCTGATCCCGCTGTTCAACATCTTCCAGACCTTCGACCTGATCAACTCCCGGTGGAGCCTGATCATCGCCGAGACCACCTTCCAGCTCCCGCTCGCCATGATCCTGATGAGCGGCTTCGTGAGGAACGTCCCGGTCGAGCTGGAGGAGTCCGCGATGGTGGACGGCTGCGGGCGGATCCGCGCCTTCCTCGCCGTCGTGCTGCCGCTACTGCGGCCCGGGATCGTGGCCGTGGGCTCGTTCGCCTTCATCGGCAGCTGGAACAACTTCCTCTTCGCCCTGATGTTCCTCAACGACCCCGAGCTGCAGACCGTCCCGGTCGGGCTGCAGACCACCATCGGCGAGAACACCGTCGACTTCGGCGCGCTGGCCGCCGGTGGGGTGGTCGCCGCCGTCCCGGTGGTGCTGGTCTTCGCGTTCGTCCAGAAGTACCTCGTCCAAGGCATGAGCGCCGGCGCCGTCAAGGGCTGAGCGCACCTTCCCCCGCACACAGACAGGACCCCACCCATGTCCCGCACTCTGCGCACCGCCGCCGCCACCCTCGCCGCCCTGGGTCTCCTGACCGCCTGCGGCTCCTCCGGCTCCTCCGCCGACGCCGGGGGCAAGAGCACCATCACGTTCTGGGACAACAACGCCGGACCGGCGAGAACGCCGCTCTTCCAGCACCTGATCGACGAGTTCGAGAAGGCCAACCCGAACATCACCGTCAAGTACGTCGGCGTCACCAGCTCCGAGGTCGCCGAGAAGTACAACACCGCCATAGCCTCCAACAGCACCCCGGACGTCGGCGGCGTGACCACCGCGCTGCTCGCCTCCCTCACCGCGCAGAAGGCGCTCGCCCCGCTCGACGAGCGCTATGCCAAGAGCCCGCTGAACGGCAAGATCTCCGCGAACTTCCTCGCCACCTCGAAGAGTGCGAGCGGCGGCAAGGGGCTCTTCCAACTGCCGTCCTCCGGCAACCAGGATGTGCTCTGGTACCGCACCGACAAGTTCAAGGCGGCCAACCTCACCGCGCCGAAGACCTGGGACGAGCTCTTCGCCGATGCCGCCAAGCTCACCGACAAGAGCAAGAACCAGTACGGCTTCACCATCCGCGGCGGCTCCGGCTCGGTCTTCCAGGTGCTCTCCGAGGCCTACGCCTACTCCGGCATCAGCAGCATGTTCGACGCCAACGGCAGGTCCACGGTGGACGATCCGAAGAACGTCGAGCTGATCGAGAAGATCGTCGCCCAGTACAAGAACACCACCCCCGAGGCCGACGTCTCCAACGCCTACCCGCAGATGCTGGCCCAGTTCCAGGCCAACCAGACGCTGATGGTGCACCACAACCTGGGCTCCACCAAGGACGTCGGCACCGCCCTCGGCGACAAGGTGGCCGGCACCCTGCTGCCCGCCGGGCCGAGCGGCAGCGCGGTGCTGGCCAACCCGGTGGACGGCTTTGGGCTGTTCAAGAACAGCAAGCACCAGGACGCCGCCTGGAAGTTCATCGAGTTCCTGGACTCGCACGAGTCCAACAGCTACTGGAACCAGAACGTCGGCCAGATCCCCGCCAACACCGAGGCGTGCGCCGACGAGTGGTACACCAAGTCCGGAATCACCAAGCAGGCCGGCGACCTGCTCAACGCCGCCGGCACCAAGCTCGTCCAGCCGCCGGTGTACCTCCCGCAGTACTCGAAGATCACCAAGACCGACGCCGAGCCCAACTTCCAGAAGGTGCTGCTCGGCAAGCTCTCGGCCGCCGATTTCGCCAAGGGCGTCGCGGACGCCTTCACCAAGGCCCAGTCCGACTACAAGGCCAAGAACGGCTGATCCGCGATGACTTCGACCATCGAGCACATCGAGGTGGCGGTCTTCACCACCGTCGCGAAGACCGCCGTCGACGCCCACGGCCACCGCCACCCCTCGCCGGCCCACGAGGTGTGCGAGGCCCTGCTCACCATCACCGACACCGATGGGGCGTCGGGCCGCGTCCTCGTCCAGCCGGACCATCTGCGGCCCACCGTCCTGGACAAGTACATCCGCCCTGCCCTGCTCGGCCAGGACCCGCTGGACCGCGAGCGCCTGTGGACCTCCCTGGCCCGCAAGCAGCGCGGCGCCCACGGCGGGCTCACCGACCGGGCACTCGGCTTCGTCGACCTCGCCCTCTGGGATCTCGCCGGACACCGCCTCGGTCTGCCGGTGTGGAAGCTGCTCGGTGGAGCCCGCGATGCGGTCCCCGCCTACGCCTCCACCATGTGCGGGGACGAGACACCTGGCGGACTCGCCACGCCGGCCGACTTCGCGGCCTTCGCCGTGCACCTGGTCGAACGCGGCTACCGGGCGATCAAACTGCACACCTGGATGCCCCCGGTGGCCGGCGCGCCCTCGGTGGCGCTGGACATCGCGGCCTGCACCGCCGTCCGCGAGGCGGTCGGGCCCGGCGTGGAACTCATGCTGGACGCCAACCACTGGTACTCCCGTACCGAGGCGCTCAAGCTCGGCCGGGCACTCCAGGAGCTGGACTACTACTGGTTCGAGGAGCCCATGGAGGAGGCCTCGATCTCCTCGTACCGCTGGCTGGCCGAGCAGCTCGACATCCCGGTGATCGGCCCGGAGACCTCCTGGGGCAAGAACTTCACCCGGGCCGAGTGGGTGACCGCCGGCGCCTGCGACATCCTACGCACCGGCACCACCGACGTCGGCGGCATCACCGCGGCGGTACGCACGCTGCACCTCGCCGAGGCCTTCAACATCGACTGCGAGGTGCACGGCAACGGCTCCGGCAACCTCTCCCTGCTCGGCGCCACCACCAACGGCCGGTGGTACGAACGAGGCCTTCTGCACCCGCACTTCGACTTCGACGAGGTGCCCCCGCACCTGAACTCCATCGTCGACGCCATCGACGACGAGGGCATCGTCCGGCTGCCCCAGCGGCCCGGACTCGGCGACGACTTCGACCTTGACTACATCAAGGCCAGTACCATAAATAGGAATTGATGATGACACAGACGATCCTGCTGACCGGCGCAGCCGGCGGCATCGGTACCTTCCTGCGCACCCAACTTCCGCCGTACGGCTACCGGCTGCGGCTCGCCGACGTCAAGCCCGTCCCCGACGCCCCCGACTCGCTCGCCTTCGACCTCCGCGACGCCGCCGCCGTCCGCGAGGCCGTACGGGGTGTGGACGCCGTCGTCCACCTCGGCGGCATCGCGCTCGAGGACTCCTTCGCCAACATCCTCGGCAGCAACATCGAAGGCGCCTACAACCTCTACGAGGCCGTCCGCCAGGAGGGCGTGAAGCGCGTCGTCTTCGCCAGCAGCAACCACGCCGTGGGCTTCACCCCGCTCACCGGCGAAGGCCTGATCGGCAGCGACATCCCGCCGCGCCCGGACACCTACTACGGCCTCTCCAAGGTCTTCGGCGAGGGCCTCGCCTCGCTCTACGCCGACAAGTACGGCGTGGAGACGGTGTCGATCCGGATCGGCTCCTGCTTCCCCGAGCCGCGCTCGCCGCGGGCGCTGGCCACCTGGCTCAGCCCCGCCGACTGCACCCGCCTGATCCACGCCGCCCTCACCGCACCCGGCGTCGGCCACACCGTCGTCAACGGCATCAGCGCCAACACCCGTGCCTGGTGGGACCTCTCGTCCGCCCGCGCGCTCGGCTACGAGCCGCAGGACGACGCCGAGGCGTACGCAGCGGAGATCCTCGCCGAGCACGGCGAGCTGGACCCGGCGCACGCCGACGCCCGGCTGCTCGGCGGCTACTTCACCACCGTCGAGCCGCCGGTCTAGTCCCTGTCTGACAATTCGCGTCGCGCCCGGCGGGAATTGTCAGACAGGTCCTAACCGAGCGGGGTGGGCCCTGCGCCCACCCCGCACCGCTCACCGGCTCCCGACCGCCTGCTTGACCAGCGTCCGCCCGAAGTCCCACATCAGACCGCTGCCCTGGTGGGCGTCGTCCATCACCTCGGTGAAGGCGTCCATGAAGCGGTCCACCTCACGCTCGGTGATGATCAGCGGCGGGATCAGCTTGATGACCTCCAGGTGGTCCCCGGACACCTGGGTGAGGATCCGGTGCCGCTGCAGCAGCGGCACCACCACCATCTGCGCGAACAGCCCCTTCCGGGCCGTCTGCAGCGCCGCCCAGCCGGTGCGCAGCTTCAGTGACCTGGGCCGGCCGAACTCGATGCCGATCATCAGCCCGCGCCCGCGCACGTCGGCCAGCAGCTCGTACCGGTCGACCAGCGCCGTCAGCCGCTCCCGGAGCAACCCGCCGACCCGGTGGGCGTTCTCGACCACCTTCTCGTCCCGCATCACATGCAGGGTCGCCAGCCCGGCCGCCATGGCCTGCGCGTTGGAGCCGAAGCTGGCGGAGTGCACCAGCACCCGGTCCATCGAGGAGTACACCTTCTCGAAGATCCAGCTCTTGCCGAGCGTGGCGCCGATCGGCACGTACCCGCCGGATAGTGCCTTCGCCGCGCAGACCAGGTCCGGCAGGACGCCCTCCTCGTGCTGGTACGCGAAGAACTCGCCGGTCCGGCCGATCCCGGTCTGCACCTCGTCGCAGATCAGCAGCGCCTTGTGCTCGTGGAGCAGCTGTTGGGCCGCTGCCAGCCAGCCGGGCGGCGTGGCCTGAACGCCCTTGCCCTGGATCGGCTCGACGATCAGCGCCGCCACATCGCCCTTCTTCAACTCCCGGGCCAGCGCCCCGAGATCGCCGAGCGGGATGGCGGTGTCGGGCAGCAGCGGGTCGAATCCCTTGCGGAATCCGTTCTCGCCGTTGACCGAGAGGGAGCCGGTGGTGAGGCCGTGGAAGGCGTGGTCGCAGTAGAGCACCCGCGGCCGACCGGTGGCGTACCGGGCGAACTTGAGCGCGGTCTCGACCGCCTCGGTGCCGCTGTTCCCGAAGAAGACCCGGTCCAACCCCGGCGCGTACGACAGGAGTTGCTCGGCGAGCAGGCCGGGCAGCGGCGGACAGTCGAAGCGGGTCAGGTCGGGCAGGCCCAGGTCCATCACCTGCTGAACGGCCTCGCGGACCACCGGGTGGTGCCGGCCGAGCGCGAAGATGCCGAAGCCCGCGAGCATGTCGAGGTACTCGTTCCCCTCGGCGTCGTAGAAGTACGGCCCCTCCGCCCGCTCGTAGTACTTGTCGAACCCGATGGTGTGCAGCATCCGGGGCAGCTGCGGGTTGAGATAGCGGGCGTGCAACTCGTAACGCTCTGCGCCGCGTTCGGCGATCAACGCGGACAGGTCGAAACCGTGGTCAGCCGGCATGGTGCTGATTCGCTCCTCGGATCGGTAGGAGTTGCTTGGCGAAGACGGCGGCCTGAGCGGCGACACCGGTGCCGGTGAGGCCGATCTCCTCCAGGATCTCGCCGCGCGAGGCGTGGGTGAGGAAGTGCTGCGGGATGCCCAGGTCGCGCAGCGGGGTGTCGACCTCCGCGTCGCGCATGGCCTGTGCGATGGCGGCGCCGACGCCGCCGACCCGGCCGTTGTCCTCGACGGTGACCACCAGGCGGTGGGCGGCCGCCAGCTCGACCAGCGCCGGGTCGACCGGCTTGACCCAGCGCGGGTCGACCACCGTGGCCGTGAAGCCCTCGGCGAGCAGCAGGGCTGCGGCATCCAGGCAGGCCGGGGCCATGGCGCCGACGGCGACCAGCAGGATCTCCGGCTCCGGCCCGGTGCGCTGCAGCACGTCGACCCCGCCGATCCGGTCGAGGGCGGGGACCACGGGCCCGAGATCACCCTTCGGGAACCGCACCACCGTCGGCGCGTCCCGCACCTCGACCGCCTCGCGCAGCTGGGCGCGCAGCTGCTCGGCGTCGCGGGGCGCGGCGAGCCGCAGGCCAGGGACGACCTGCAGGATCGACATGTCCCACATGCCGTTGTGCGAGGCGCCGTCGTTCCCGGTGACGCCGGCCCGGTCCAGCACGAAGGTGACGCCGAGGCGGTGCAGGGCGACATCCATCAGCACCTGGTCGAAGGCCCGGTTGAGGAAGGTGGCGTACACCGCGACGACCGGGTGCAGCCCGCCCGTCGCCAGCCCGGCCGCGCTGGCGACCGCGTGCTGCTCGGCGATGCCGACGTCGAAGATCCGGCCGGGGTAGGCCTGCGCGAACTTGGCCAGCCCGACGGGCTGCAGCATCGCGGCGGTGATCGCGACCACGTCGGGCCGCTCCGCACCGAGCTCCACCATCTCCGCGCCGAACGCGGAGGTCCAGGAGGACCCGGCCGACGGCGAGATCGGCAGGCAGGTGTACGGGTCCATGGCGTTCACCGCGTGGAAGCGGTCGGCCTCGTCCTGCTCGGCGGGCCGGTAGCCGCGGCCCTTGACGGTGAGGCAGTGCACGATGACCGGGCCGCCGAAGTGCCTGGCCTGGCGCAGCGCCTGCTCCACCGCGCCGATGTCGTGTCCGTCGATCGGCCCGAGGTACTTGAGCCCGAGGTCCTCGAACATGCCCTGCGGCGCGAAGGCGTCCTTGAAGCCCTTCTTGGCGCCGTGCAGCGCATCGAAGATCGGCTGGCCGACCAGCGGCGTCCGCTGCAGCGCACCCTTGCCCAGTGCGAGGAAGCGCTCGTAGCCCTGGGTGGTGCGCA encodes:
- a CDS encoding pectate lyase family protein, whose product is MRIPRAVRLAGPLLTTTALCATFAAGPARAADLGHTALAAKDGWGSATTGTSGGAKADATHTVTVKTRAQLVAALGGKNSSNGGNATAKIIYVSGTIDLNTDDAGNHLSCSAYTTGGYTLAKYLAAYDPSVWGTSKVPSGTQETARAASQKLQADKVQINVGANTTIVGVNGGRLLGGGLQVKNVDNVIIRNLTFEDAADCFPQWDPTDGSSGNWNSMYDSVTLYNATHIWVDHNTFTDGSNPDSNQPLYFKRPYQVHDGELDIVKGADYVTASWNAFKDHDKTNLVGNSDSSTVDSGHLRVTFHHNLWQNTVERSPRVRFGQVDVYNNYFVPKSGDYSYSIGVGKSSQIIAQNNYFKLPSGTAASKVLYNWGGTALTASGNSVNGTTTDLISAWNTANSSKKLGTSAGWTPTLRTAVDAASAVPGLVTASAGSGHL
- a CDS encoding pectinesterase family protein, producing the protein MPTRRTVLLASAAALLSAGLATPAAAAPAKWGAYGSPVARLNSRTLYVDPAGGGDHTTVQAAVSATPTGTTPGTGWTIVLAAGTYREVVVVPLSRPYLTLLGGTGKAADVVVVYDNAAGTAKPGGGTYGTTGSATVTLQADGFTARDITFANDWLRADHPGVTGTQAVAVKVMGDRSAFYRCRFLGHQDTLYADSLGLSVFARQYYQKCYIEGDVDFVFGRATAVFDHCELRTLNRADIAFTPQGFVFAPSTARANPRGYLITQCTFTSTAPVGAYCLARPWVPGSDTTAWPMLTIRQSVIEAGINAAAPYANMSSSYPWQSQRFAEYANSGPGAVITVPANRPRLTKSQAALHTRETYLLGSDNWRPWS
- a CDS encoding rhamnogalacturonan acetylesterase, which translates into the protein MTNISRRALARAAAVAPLIAALGTSKASAAPRVATVYVAGDSTASVYHSTEAPRAGWGQALPVFATPRLAVDDRALSGASSKSFYDLGLLDGILADIRPGDRLLVSFGHNDEKVTDPARGTDPYTTYQDYLRRYLDGARQRGALPVLVTSVERRRFDAQGRAYASHGLYPQAMRDLAAREKVPLIDLQALSLSRWEQLGAEATKLYFLWLAAGLSPNYPTGAADNTHFQAHGAIEVARLVAQELHRQRLLPPGSLRRLDDAVADDRLHWPSSS
- a CDS encoding 5-dehydro-4-deoxyglucarate dehydratase → MPDTATPIADRLDGLLFFPVTAFAADGGVDIDTFRAHVRARLDNGAAAVFAACGTGEYHALGLDEYEAVIAAAVEETAGAVPVVAGVGHGTALALEFLRRAERAGADGVLALPPYLITPSQEGLLRHYTALAEATELEIIVYARDNAVLDPATVVQLAELDNIVGFKDGIGDLDRMQRIVSAVRAAHPDRPFRYFNGLPTAELTGLAYRGIGVTLYSSAVFCFAPDLALAFHKALNNGDDDTVNRLLDGFFGPLVELRNRGRGYAVSLVKAGVRLDGLDVGPVRSPLTEPADEHVEQLAALVKHGRTLL
- a CDS encoding carbohydrate ABC transporter permease gives rise to the protein MPLTRPPGREEASSAVALAVPNHNRGPRLRRALAPYALIAPTILLLATFLVFPVGSVVYYALQHHVVNEPYDDAFVGLDNFSRMFGDSQFWGSLAFSAKWVATEVALQLLLGLALALIVNETFVGRAVARALVFSPWAVSGVLTTSIWMLLYNPATGVFHYLSEVGIGSQGTSVLGNPDTVFGAAVVAELWRGVPFFAILILADLQSVPRELYEAASMDGAGRVRSFFHVTLPHLRDAIVLATLLRSVWEFNNVDLLYTLTNGGPAGATTSLPLYVAQLARKSYDFGYGSALTTAAFVILLFCSILYLRLSKFGGEK